One bacterium DNA window includes the following coding sequences:
- a CDS encoding GAF domain-containing protein, with protein sequence MPRRKTNEQALREIHDLITGTLDLRMDLTMVLGAALQRFGVDSACVLLFDRYATMPAFGTEFGLHTFVLDSAGGGEGAVALARDPFVVTHPPQDRRDGFKSKYSWPLIDDGRLLGALHVFCRRSTKPDQKWRKSLGQLAAQLAVSIGQARRAEETFAPGRPSDN encoded by the coding sequence GTGCCACGCCGGAAAACGAACGAGCAGGCGCTCCGCGAGATCCATGACCTCATTACGGGAACGCTGGATCTTCGCATGGACCTCACGATGGTCCTGGGCGCGGCGCTGCAGCGGTTTGGGGTGGACTCGGCCTGCGTGCTCCTGTTCGATCGGTACGCCACGATGCCGGCGTTCGGCACCGAGTTCGGGCTTCACACTTTCGTGCTCGATTCCGCGGGCGGCGGGGAGGGTGCCGTGGCCCTGGCGCGGGATCCTTTCGTCGTGACTCACCCGCCGCAGGATCGGCGCGATGGATTCAAGTCCAAGTACTCGTGGCCGTTGATCGACGACGGGCGCCTGCTCGGCGCCCTTCATGTGTTCTGCCGCCGTTCGACGAAGCCCGATCAGAAGTGGCGAAAATCCCTCGGTCAATTGGCCGCGCAACTGGCCGTGTCGATCGGCCAGGCCCGCCGCGCCGAAGAGACATTCGCGCCGGGGCGCCCCAGCGACAACTGA